The genomic DNA TCGGGCAGTGTGCGGGTATCGGGCGATGAACAGCAGCTCTTCTTCCACCAGTGGTTTGTGAGACAATACGTTGGCGTAACGCACCAGCTCCAGAACTTGCTGCGCCTCTTCCTTGTCCTTGAAATGCCAGGCCATGCGGTCGCTCATGATGTGAGAGAAGCCGGAAATACCGGAATACTCGCCGGCACAGATTTCCCGGCCGGTTTCCACCAGTTCGGCGTCGCCTCGCCCCAGTTCTTCACAGCCGTAAAGCTCATAGTTGTGGGGGTCTTTCAATATGCCGTCGGCATGGATGCCGGATTCATGAGCGAAGGCGTTGGCGCCGACCCCCGGCTGATTGATGGGAATAGGCACGCCGAAGGCGTAAGAGGCGAATTTGGCAATCTTCCAGCTCTTGGACATGTCTATCGGACTGCCGAGTTCGTATTTGCCGGCAAAACTCTTGCTCTTTGTTAAGGCCAGCACCGTTGCAATAAGGTCGGCATTGCCGGCCCGTTCGCCGATGCCGTTGATGGTCGTGTTGATATAGGCGTCCTGGCCGCCGTCAATAACGCCGCGGGCTCCGGCAATAGAGGTGGCTACCGCCATTCCCAGATCGCCGTGGCAATGAAGCTCAATCGGCATCCCCACCCGCTCGGCCAGTGCCCGGCCGGTCTCATAAATTGAGAAGGGGTCGTCATAACCCAGAGTGTCGCAGTAGCGCAGGCGCACGGCGCCGTGCTCCCTGGCCGCCAAGCCATATTCAATCAAGAATTCCAGGTCGGTTCGGGAAGCATCCTCGGCATTAACGCCGACCGTCTCCGCACCCAGCCGGTAGGCGGTGTCTACCGCTGCGGTCATGTCATTGAGGACGTCTTTACGGGTCTTTTTGCCCTTGAACTTGCCGTTAATCATCTGGTCGGAAGTTGAGATGGACAAGTTGACGTGCTTGATTTCCGGTACCATCTTGAAGGCCAGTTCCACGTCCGAGGTAACTGCCCGCAGCCACCCCTCCAGGCGCAACGGGGTAATGACGCCTAACTCGGCCAACCGCAGATTGGCTCTCAGGTAGTTAGTTTCATGCTTGGTCGTCGGGAAGCCGAACTCAGACTGGAAGACGCCCATCTCCGAGAGATACATGTTGACCATGGTTTTTTCCAGTTTGGACAAGCCCAGTCGCGCCGTCTGTACGCCGTCGCGGTTGGTTACGTCAATGATATATATTTTTGGCATTTTTCACCTCGTTTTTGGGGGTTTGTTGCCCGAGTGGGCTAACTATCAATATACCATGAATAGACATTTTTGACCAGTATTCCGGCTTGTCATTGCGTTGGAAAACCAGGAAAAGAAGAGAAGCTTTTGCCTTACAGACAGCAGCCGGTGGCTCAATCGGCTTATGCCCCCGCCGCCATGCCCGACGCCCAGGCCCACGCCAGATTGTAGCCGCCGCGCCGGCCGTCAACGTCCAGCACCTCGCCGGCGAAATAAACCCCGGGGTAAATCAGCGATTCCTGAGTATGAGAGTTGACCTCAGTAACGGCCACGCCGCCGCTGGTGAATTCGGCTTCATTCCAGCCGCGGGTGCCGGTGACTTTGAACCGGCGGTCTTTCAGGAAGCCAACCGCCGCCTCCGGATTGTTCTGTTGGGTAAACAGCTCCCGCAGCAGCGGCCCGAATTTATTAGGCAGGAAGCCGGTAAGCATGTCTTCCGGCTGGAGGCCCATCTGGCAACGTCGAGTAATTTCTGTCCGCAGGGCAACCCGGTCCAGAAAAGGCACCAGGTCAACTGATAACTCAATATCGGCACGACGTTCCCGGTTCAGAGCCACTGAAATTTCCCGGCTGATATCCAGGATACAGGTGCCGGACAGGCCGTACTTGGTGAACAGCAGCTCGCCGCTGATCGGTTCGCCCGGTTGTCCGCCGATGATGCTGCGGGCACTGGCGAAGATGCGCTGTCCCTGAAGCTGTTGACATAAACCGTCTTTTATCACCAGCGGCACTGCGGAAGGCACCGGTTCCACGATGGTGTGTCCCAGTTTTCCGGCCAGCGCAAAGGCGCCGCCGTCGGCCCCGAACGCCGGATAAGTCTTGCCGCCGCCGGCGATGATAACTTTAGCGCCGTTTATCTGTCGGCCTGTTTTAGCTGTGACCGTCAGGCCGGCGGCTGTCCGGCTGATGGATGTGCATTCAAAATCGTATTCCACCGGTACGCCCAGCCGCTTAAGTTCCAGATCCAGAACTTTAAGTACCGATGCCGCCTGGTTGGTCCGGGGGAATACTCGTCCGTCCTGGGAATAGACCTCCAGACCGAGGTCTTTGAAAAAATCCAGGATTTCCTTTTTGCCGTATCGGTCAAAGACGGAACGCACCAAATCCTTGGCGGCCGGGTTGTAATGGTGTTCGCTCAGGTCGTCGTTCAGCAGATTACACCGGCCATTGCCCGTGGCCAGGATTTTCTTGCCCAGCCAGGGGGTCTTCTCACAGATAACCACCGGCCGGCCGCGTCGGGCGCTGGTGATGGCGGCGCAAATGCCCGCCGCACCGCCGCCGACAATAACCGTTAAATCATTCTGCATTGTCCCGGATTATACCGCGACGATACCGGGTGGGCGCAATAAACCTGTCTTTCACCCGGTTGATTAAAATTCAGTAACGCGGGCTTCCTCAACCAGCATGCTACCGAGTATCTTCTCAATGGCCATGGTGTGGGAGCACCGGCCCCAGGTGACAAAAAAGTCACAGTTGCAGTGCCATTTGCCGTTTCTAAGTTCTGTATCATGAATATCGTTCTCGCCGCGGAACTTTACACTCAGGTCGGTAAAGGAAATGCGGTCGGGTTCCTGGGCGTAGCGGTGGGCTTTTTCGATCTTGCCGATTAAGCTGGATTGCATGTCACCCCTCCTCAATTCTTCCTGTTAATAATTAAAAAGCACCGCCGCGTACGACGCGCCAGTGCTTCAGCACCCATTTTCCCGGGGGCTGACTACTCGCATATCTGAATATTCCTCAGTACGCTTTTCACTCCCTCATTTTACCCCTCTCCGGGGCTTAAGTCTAGGGGGTTTTGGGGAAATATTTTCTCCGGCGGGGCGTGAAATATCCAGCATTCACGCCCCGCCACTTCCGTTTTATTCCAATTTTTGTGTGTAACGAGTTGTATCAAAGCCGTAAACCGGGGCATTCTGGATGTCCCACCAGGTATTACGTTCTTCCCTTAATGAAAAGCCGTCTGCGCCTCGCGGGTCATAACCAAAGGCTTTGTCCATATTGGTGAAGAAACCGTCAAAGACAGGGGTAAAGGAGGCAATCGGCTTCACCACCCAGTCATGGATACTGGCTTTATCCTTCTGAGAGAACGGGCAGGATGCTCGGCAGATACCACAGCCGAACACGCTTTCAAACCAGTAGGTGAGACAGGTTGCTCCGTTGTAATAGTAGTTCTTGATGCCCGGTTTGTTGTAAGGCCCTATGATTTCCCAATACGGTTCAGTTTCAGAACTGATAGAACCGGACGGGCAGGTCTCGGCACAAAGTTTGCAAGTACGGCAGAAACTAAACATTCCGGCATCAATTGGTTTGGTCGCCGCTAACGGCAGGTCGGTAAGGAATTTGTAAGTCCGCATCGCTGGGCCGAAATCCGGATTTAGTGTTGACAGACTCATTCGACCCATTTCTGCCATCCCGGAAAGAGCGTTGCCTCCGGCGCACTGGACAATGGCATTAGACATCATCTCAACTAATCCCTGGTAACCAATGCCGCGTAGGAATTGCTGCATCCGGTTTCCTACCAGCGCGCCCTGGTTGTAGGCTAATGTCGTGGTGGCTGAATTAATGTTGTCGGGGGCGCGTTTTAGCATCTCCTGTGATTCCAGGATTGAGAACATGACCACATATTTGGCCTTTTCCGGAATCACTCTTTTAGTTTCCGTTTCCTCTGCCTGGTCAACGTTTTCGAATGTATAAGCCTTGCCGTCAGCTTCATGGGAGTACACGGTTTTTCGGGTGTTCTGGTCAAGTTCAAAGACACGGACGTCCTTCGCTCCAAAAAAGCGTGCAGCGGTTTGTATCATTCGCAGGTTCTCTTCCGGATTACCCTGCCATTTCGCTGCGCCGTATTCTTCTGGTGTTGATACTATCGGGGGAGCAACGAAATGACCCTCCAACCCGTAAGCAAAACCGAAACCGGTGGCATTATTCAAGGCAACGTCGCGGAGGGTCGCGCCCGGTTTATTTTCTTTAATCCAGCTTTTTGTATTTGTATCGTTGAGCTGAGCAACCTGCATCAGCTTTTCAAAGCCGATCACTTTAATGAATGCGTCGTTGTTAAACATCGTCTCCCGGTTATCAAAATAGGGCATCTGGCTCCAGTCAACTTCGGTAGTCGGCTTGTCAACGTCTTTAACCCACCAGGCGTTCTTGAATCCGGATGCGGCGCCGCTCATTTCATCAAGATCATGAAATATCGGTCCTGCCGCAGCAGCGGCTCCCAGTCCAACACCGGCCAATCCCAGCGACCTCATGAAATCGCGTCTGCTTAAAGTCGTGTGAAACTTCCCCATAGTTATGTTCCTTTCGTCGTTTTTTGTAAAGGTGTTATTAGGGAAACGAGATAATTTATTTCATGCCTTATCCCCCTTTGACGTTACAAGATGTTACTGAACAGGTTAGATTATACTCCCTGATTTATAGAAATACTAGATAGTTAGCAGAAAAATATGGACAAATATTACATATTCGCTGCCAGTGGCACGGTAGAACCAAATTGTCCTACAATAAGCCCGTGAAAGCCTTAATCCAGCGGGTCAGCCGGGCGCAGGTAAGCGTGGATGATGAGGTCATCGGCCGCATTACCGCCGGCCTGCTGGTCTTTATCGGCATCGCCCGCGGCGACGAACCGGCGGACATTGATTACCTGGTTAATAAGCTGGTCAATCTGCGTATTTTTGCCGATGAACAGGGTAAATTTAATTTATCGATGCTTGACGTTAAAGGCGACCTGCTGCTGGTCAGCCAGTTCACCCTCATCGCCGACACCCGCAAAGGCCGACGCCCCTCTTTTACCGATGCCGCGCCGCCGGAACAGGCGGACCGTATGTTTAATGACCTGGTCGCCGAAGCAGTTAAGACCGGCCTCCGGGTGGCCACCGGCCGTTTTCAGGCGCACATGATGGTGGAACTGGTTAATGACGGGCCGGTGACTATCATGCTGGACTCGCGTGATCGTCTGCTGCCGCGCGCCTGACCGGCGCGGTTGAATCATCCCTTTATGCGGCGTACAATGCAACCGATGTCCGACTTTAATCCCTACACATATCGCGACAGTGGTGATTTCAAGGTTGAGCCGGTGAACAGCTCCGGGGCTTTCAAGAAGTTTGAAGTCAGCTTTTCCTCTGCCTGTCCGACCGACTATCCGCAACTGGATACTGTTACCGGTGAATATTGTCTGCCTAATACTGATGACAAGCCGCCGCTGGTGCTGCTGGTTCATGGTGTCGGCGATACCAGCACCGTCCCCTGTCGCTTGCTGGCCGGGGCGCTGACCAAGTCCGGCATCGCCAGTCTCACGCTGACCATGCCCATTCATTCCCGCCGCCTGCCGGCAGAGATGAAGCGGGATTTTTATAGTCTGTCCGCTCAGGACTGGTACAATCTTTACCGTATTTCGGTGGTTAACATCCGGCAGGCACTGGACTGGGCGGAAAGCCGCTCGGAGCTGGATTCCCGGCACATGGGCGTCGCCGGTATCAGCTTCGGTGGTTATGTTTCGGCTATTGCTCTTGGTCTGGATCAGCGTCTGCGTGCCGGGGCACTGCTTTTTACCGGCGGCAATCTGGAGAAACTGGCTCGGACCCGATCATCTCGCAAATACGCCCGATACGCGGTCAGCGACGAACTCTATCGCAAAAATCAAAGCCGGTATATGGCTTATGTCGCCGAGGTCGCCGCCCGCGGTTTTGAAAATGTTTCGCCGCCCCAGCTCGGTTATCTCTTTGACCCGTACACCTTCACTCCGGAACTGAAAACGAAGCCGGTACTGATGATGAATGCTTTATGGGACGAATATTTTCCCAAAGAGGCCGTCAATGATTTCTGGCAGGCCAGCG from Dehalogenimonas sp. W includes the following:
- a CDS encoding homocitrate synthase translates to MPKIYIIDVTNRDGVQTARLGLSKLEKTMVNMYLSEMGVFQSEFGFPTTKHETNYLRANLRLAELGVITPLRLEGWLRAVTSDVELAFKMVPEIKHVNLSISTSDQMINGKFKGKKTRKDVLNDMTAAVDTAYRLGAETVGVNAEDASRTDLEFLIEYGLAAREHGAVRLRYCDTLGYDDPFSIYETGRALAERVGMPIELHCHGDLGMAVATSIAGARGVIDGGQDAYINTTINGIGERAGNADLIATVLALTKSKSFAGKYELGSPIDMSKSWKIAKFASYAFGVPIPINQPGVGANAFAHESGIHADGILKDPHNYELYGCEELGRGDAELVETGREICAGEYSGISGFSHIMSDRMAWHFKDKEEAQQVLELVRYANVLSHKPLVEEELLFIARYPHTARRLLTLTPLGDGTGPDHILNPLQQDDAL
- a CDS encoding NAD(P)/FAD-dependent oxidoreductase, which codes for MQNDLTVIVGGGAAGICAAITSARRGRPVVICEKTPWLGKKILATGNGRCNLLNDDLSEHHYNPAAKDLVRSVFDRYGKKEILDFFKDLGLEVYSQDGRVFPRTNQAASVLKVLDLELKRLGVPVEYDFECTSISRTAAGLTVTAKTGRQINGAKVIIAGGGKTYPAFGADGGAFALAGKLGHTIVEPVPSAVPLVIKDGLCQQLQGQRIFASARSIIGGQPGEPISGELLFTKYGLSGTCILDISREISVALNRERRADIELSVDLVPFLDRVALRTEITRRCQMGLQPEDMLTGFLPNKFGPLLRELFTQQNNPEAAVGFLKDRRFKVTGTRGWNEAEFTSGGVAVTEVNSHTQESLIYPGVYFAGEVLDVDGRRGGYNLAWAWASGMAAGA
- a CDS encoding reductive dehalogenase, translating into MRSLGLAGVGLGAAAAAGPIFHDLDEMSGAASGFKNAWWVKDVDKPTTEVDWSQMPYFDNRETMFNNDAFIKVIGFEKLMQVAQLNDTNTKSWIKENKPGATLRDVALNNATGFGFAYGLEGHFVAPPIVSTPEEYGAAKWQGNPEENLRMIQTAARFFGAKDVRVFELDQNTRKTVYSHEADGKAYTFENVDQAEETETKRVIPEKAKYVVMFSILESQEMLKRAPDNINSATTTLAYNQGALVGNRMQQFLRGIGYQGLVEMMSNAIVQCAGGNALSGMAEMGRMSLSTLNPDFGPAMRTYKFLTDLPLAATKPIDAGMFSFCRTCKLCAETCPSGSISSETEPYWEIIGPYNKPGIKNYYYNGATCLTYWFESVFGCGICRASCPFSQKDKASIHDWVVKPIASFTPVFDGFFTNMDKAFGYDPRGADGFSLREERNTWWDIQNAPVYGFDTTRYTQKLE
- the dtd gene encoding D-aminoacyl-tRNA deacylase → MKALIQRVSRAQVSVDDEVIGRITAGLLVFIGIARGDEPADIDYLVNKLVNLRIFADEQGKFNLSMLDVKGDLLLVSQFTLIADTRKGRRPSFTDAAPPEQADRMFNDLVAEAVKTGLRVATGRFQAHMMVELVNDGPVTIMLDSRDRLLPRA
- a CDS encoding alpha/beta hydrolase family protein — its product is MQPMSDFNPYTYRDSGDFKVEPVNSSGAFKKFEVSFSSACPTDYPQLDTVTGEYCLPNTDDKPPLVLLVHGVGDTSTVPCRLLAGALTKSGIASLTLTMPIHSRRLPAEMKRDFYSLSAQDWYNLYRISVVNIRQALDWAESRSELDSRHMGVAGISFGGYVSAIALGLDQRLRAGALLFTGGNLEKLARTRSSRKYARYAVSDELYRKNQSRYMAYVAEVAARGFENVSPPQLGYLFDPYTFTPELKTKPVLMMNALWDEYFPKEAVNDFWQASGKPRQVWLPAGHATAWVFYPVIRRQVVDMFRKTLLR